In a genomic window of Salmo trutta chromosome 32, fSalTru1.1, whole genome shotgun sequence:
- the LOC115171031 gene encoding eukaryotic translation initiation factor 1 → MSAIQNLQTFDPFADATKGNDRLPSGTDDYIHIRIQQRNGRKTLTTVQGIAIDYDKKKLVKAFKKKFACNGTVIEHPEYGEVIQLQGDQRKNICTFLIEIGLAKEEQLKVHGF, encoded by the exons ATGTCCGCTATCCAGAACCTCCAAACTTTCG ACCCATTTGCTGATGCAACTAAGGGTAATGACAGGCTCCCATCTGGGACTGACGACTACATCCACATAAGAATCCAGCAGCGTAACGGCAGGAAGACTCTGACCACGGTCCAGGGCATAGCCATCGACTATGATAAGAAGAAGCTAGTCAAGGCCTTTAAGAAG AAATTTGCCTGCAATGGGACAGTGATTGAGCACCCAGAGTATGGGGAAGTGATTCAGCTGCAAGGTGACCAGCGCAAGAATATCTGCACGTTTCTGATTGAG ATTGGCCTGGCGAAAGAGGAGCAGCTCAAGGTCCACGGATTCTAG